A region from the Takifugu rubripes chromosome 22, fTakRub1.2, whole genome shotgun sequence genome encodes:
- the ctxn1 gene encoding cortexin-1: protein MSDTNYWVVDYDLSSQAPLGFPRGPTVLQPMVEHSERGTALCFIGLLVLLLLFLLVRCVRILLDPYSSMPASSWTDHKEGLDRGQFDYALV, encoded by the coding sequence ATGAGCGACACGAATTACTGGGTTGTAGATTATGATCTCTCCTCTCAAGCTCCGCTCGGGTTCCCCAGGGGGCCGACGGTGCTGCAGCCCATGGTGGAGCATTCGGAGCGGGGAACGGCCCTGTGTTTCATCGGACTCCTGgtgctgcttcttctctttctgctcGTCCGCTGCGTCCGCATCCTGCTGGACCCCTACAGCAGCATGCCGGCGTCATCATGGACGGATCACAAGGAGGGCCTAGACAGAGGACAGTTTGATTACGCGTTGGTGTGA
- the LOC101067286 gene encoding ceramide synthase 2-like, which yields MDLLPDVWRRELWLPPGVTWEDMEKLADSDRPLPRDLLLALPLSLGFVALRFLFERVVAPPIGGCLGVKDRILARAAPSPKLESFYTQRSRHPTQSEIASLMTQCGKSQRQIETWFRCRRNQERPCQTKKFGEASWRFVFYLTSFAGGLACLKDAPWFWNLRECWVQYPVQVMERAHYWYYMLELGFYLSLLLRISVDVRRKDFREQVIHHLATITLLSFSYCANYIRIGTLVMLLHDSSDILLESAKMLNYGSGWRTTSEALFVVFAVVFLVTRLLIFPSKIIHATLVLPMELFEPFAGYYFFNAMLMVLQALHIFWARLILHMVYKFLKGNLEKDERSDEESEAEEEEEGDKGEEGDMDRDFSWEKRTLNSKLSMLTSSCVLNNFANHRASLTNKMHKA from the exons ATGGACCTGCTCCCTGATGTGTGGAGGCGAGAGCTGTGGCTTCCTCCGGGCGTGACCTGGGAAGACATGGAGAAGCTGGCCGACTCTGACCGACCGCTTCCCCGGGACCTTCTCCTCGCTCTGCCCCTCTCACTGGGGTTTGTTGCTCTGCGCTTCCTGTTCGAAAG GGTTGTCGCCCCACCCATTGGTGGATGTTTGGGGGTGAAGGATAGAATACTAGCTAGGGCTGCCCCCTCCCCAAAGCTGGAGTCATTTTACACCCAAAGGAGCAGACACCCAACACAG AGTGAAATTGCCAGTTTGATGACCCAGTGTGGCAAAAGCCAGAGACAGATTGAAACCTGGTTCAGATGTCGGAGGAACCAAGAGCGACCCTGTCAAACCAAAAAGTTTGGCGAGGCCAG CTGGAGATTCGTGTTCTACCTCACATCCTTTGCAGGTGGACTGGCATGTTTGAAGGAT GCTCCTTGGTTCTGGAATCTCAGGGAATGCTGGGTTCAGTATCCAGTGCAG GTCATGGAGCGAGCGCATTACTGGTACTACATGCTGGAGTTGGGATTTTACCTCTCCTTGCTCCTGCGGATCTCTGTGGACGtcaggaggaag GATTTTAGAGAGCAGGTGATCCACCATTTGGCCACCATCACCCTGTTGAGTTTCTCCTACTGCGCCAACTACATTCGCATCGGCACGCTAGTCATGCTGCTCCACGACTCCTCCGACATCCTGCTCGAG TCTGCCAAGATGCTCAACTATGGGAGTGGCTGGAGGACCACGAGCGAGGCGCTATTTGTTGTTTTCGCTGTGGTTTTCCTCGTGACGCGCCTCCTAATCTTCCCCAGCAA AATCATTCATGCCACCTTGGTGCTGCCCATGGAGTTGTTTGAACCATTTGCAGGCTACTACTTCTTCAATGCTATGCTGATGGTGCTGCAGGCTCTTCACATTTTCTGGGCTCGATTAATCCTACACATGGTCTATAAGTTCCTGAAAGGCAAC CTGGAAAAGGATGAACGCAGTGATGAAGAGAGTGAggcggaagaggaggaggagggcgataAGGGAGAAGAGGGTGATATGGACCGAGATTTCTCTTGGGAGAAAAGAACTCTGAACTCTAAACTCTCAATGCTGACCAGCAGTTGTGTCCTGAATAACTTTGCAAACCACAGAGCATCTTTAACCAACAAAATGCACAAAGCCTAA
- the LOC101067063 gene encoding homer protein homolog 3 isoform X2 gives MFPHHREREQPIFSARAHVFQIDPTTKRNWIPASKHAVNVSFFYDANRNVYRIISVSGTKAIINCTVTPSMSFTRTSQKFGQWADSRANTVYGLGFATEQQLHQFSDKFREVKDAARLAREKSQDKELANSALTIAAPQDLADDLQSPPVMCVNGPEDKLFRSQSADITLSSEKERIKKMLSEGSICEMNLESELFTLQDSNSKLVAALHEANANVEQWKKQLMAYQEETERLRDQVADLEAHAGQGPSDLLKDELSQSLEELEALLKAKDEEIHILQSKKSDYHQMEHARDEAIHRLREKEMRNSELERRIQNSEQNLNSSLEERDRMDAEIQRAIEILDIKIFDLNDLRQSLFKLISK, from the exons ATGTTTCCTCACCACAGAGAAAG GGAGCAGCCCATCTTCAGCGCCCGGGCTCACGTCTTCCAGATCGACCCCACCACCAAGAGGAACTGGATCCCTGCCAGCAAACATGCCGTCAACGTGTCCTTCTTCTACGATGCCAACCGCAACGTGTACCGCATCATCAGCGTGAGCGGCACCAag GCGATCATCAACTGCACGGTGACACCCAGCATGAGTTTCACCAGGACGTCCCAGAAGTTTGGCCAGTGGGCCGACAGCAGGGCCAACACTGTGTACGGCCTCGGGTTTGCTAccgagcagcagctgcatcag ttttccgACAAGTTCAGGGAGGTGAAAGATGCCGCCCGTCTGGCCCGGGAGAAGTCGCAGGATAAGGAGCTGGCCAACTCCGCCCTCACCATCGCTGCCCCCCAG GACCTAGCGGATGACCTGCAGTCTCCTCCGGTGATGTGCGTGAACGGACCCGAGGACAAGCTGTTCCGCAGCCAGAGCGCGGACATCACGTTGTCCTCGGAGAAGGAGCGCATCAAAAAGATGCTCTCAGAGGg CTCCATCTGTGAGATGAATCTGGAGTCCGAGCTCTTCACCCTGCAGGACAGCAACTCCAAACTGGTGGCCGCTTTGCACGAGGCTAACGCTAACGTGGAGCAGTGGAAGAAACAGCTGATGGCGTAtcaggaggagacggagcggCTCCGAGACCAG GTGGCTGACTTAGAGGCTCATGCAGGCCAAGGCCCCAGTGACCTGCTGAAGGACGAGCTGTCCCAgtccctggaggagctggaggctctGCTGAAGGCCAAAGATGAG GAGATCCACATTTTGCAAAGCAAGAAATCAGACTACCACCAGATGGAACACGCCAGGGACGAGGCCATCCACAGACTTCGG GAGAAAGAAATGCGCAATTCGGAGTTGGAGCGCCGCATCCAGAACTCAGAGCAGAACTTGAACAGCTCTCTGGAGGAACGGGACCGCATGGACGCTGAAATCCAGCGGGCCATCGAAATTCTGGACATCAAGATCTTTGACCTCAACGACCTCCGTCAGAGCCTGTTTAAACTGATCAGCAAATAA
- the LOC101067063 gene encoding homer protein homolog 3 isoform X1 has product MFPHHREREQPIFSARAHVFQIDPTTKRNWIPASKHAVNVSFFYDANRNVYRIISVSGTKAIINCTVTPSMSFTRTSQKFGQWADSRANTVYGLGFATEQQLHQFSDKFREVKDAARLAREKSQDKELANSALTIAAPQFSQDLADDLQSPPVMCVNGPEDKLFRSQSADITLSSEKERIKKMLSEGSICEMNLESELFTLQDSNSKLVAALHEANANVEQWKKQLMAYQEETERLRDQVADLEAHAGQGPSDLLKDELSQSLEELEALLKAKDEEIHILQSKKSDYHQMEHARDEAIHRLREKEMRNSELERRIQNSEQNLNSSLEERDRMDAEIQRAIEILDIKIFDLNDLRQSLFKLISK; this is encoded by the exons ATGTTTCCTCACCACAGAGAAAG GGAGCAGCCCATCTTCAGCGCCCGGGCTCACGTCTTCCAGATCGACCCCACCACCAAGAGGAACTGGATCCCTGCCAGCAAACATGCCGTCAACGTGTCCTTCTTCTACGATGCCAACCGCAACGTGTACCGCATCATCAGCGTGAGCGGCACCAag GCGATCATCAACTGCACGGTGACACCCAGCATGAGTTTCACCAGGACGTCCCAGAAGTTTGGCCAGTGGGCCGACAGCAGGGCCAACACTGTGTACGGCCTCGGGTTTGCTAccgagcagcagctgcatcag ttttccgACAAGTTCAGGGAGGTGAAAGATGCCGCCCGTCTGGCCCGGGAGAAGTCGCAGGATAAGGAGCTGGCCAACTCCGCCCTCACCATCGCTGCCCCCCAG TTCTCACAG GACCTAGCGGATGACCTGCAGTCTCCTCCGGTGATGTGCGTGAACGGACCCGAGGACAAGCTGTTCCGCAGCCAGAGCGCGGACATCACGTTGTCCTCGGAGAAGGAGCGCATCAAAAAGATGCTCTCAGAGGg CTCCATCTGTGAGATGAATCTGGAGTCCGAGCTCTTCACCCTGCAGGACAGCAACTCCAAACTGGTGGCCGCTTTGCACGAGGCTAACGCTAACGTGGAGCAGTGGAAGAAACAGCTGATGGCGTAtcaggaggagacggagcggCTCCGAGACCAG GTGGCTGACTTAGAGGCTCATGCAGGCCAAGGCCCCAGTGACCTGCTGAAGGACGAGCTGTCCCAgtccctggaggagctggaggctctGCTGAAGGCCAAAGATGAG GAGATCCACATTTTGCAAAGCAAGAAATCAGACTACCACCAGATGGAACACGCCAGGGACGAGGCCATCCACAGACTTCGG GAGAAAGAAATGCGCAATTCGGAGTTGGAGCGCCGCATCCAGAACTCAGAGCAGAACTTGAACAGCTCTCTGGAGGAACGGGACCGCATGGACGCTGAAATCCAGCGGGCCATCGAAATTCTGGACATCAAGATCTTTGACCTCAACGACCTCCGTCAGAGCCTGTTTAAACTGATCAGCAAATAA